The window gaaTGTGATCAGAAACATCGTGCAGAAATCTTTTTCTGTGAAACAGGAAGGGTGGGTGTTGGTTTGCGCTGGCAGGAAAGCAAAAGAGTTTTGATGAGGAGATGATTGGTTTTGTTGGTAAGAATAACCCATGAATAGAAAAGTAATTGCgcagcatgtttttaaaaacaaatcgaCAAGACACACAATTTGTCAGTATGATCTTTTGTTGAATGATTCTCAATTAGATTAAATTACTCTTAAAGTGTTTCTTAAGCAGTTTTGGCAGAgtcccctcttcttcttttgtttttctttcttcaacttctcttctctttttatcATCTTTCAGTCAGAAGTAGACCAAGAAGTGTGGTTATGTGAtgaactcccccccccccccccccctgcaggtgTTTGGTATGTTGGTGTGGATTCTGGTCGGGGGCACAGACTATTTTCGGCTGTCTGCGCTCTGCTGGGTGATGTTTGTTGCAGTACTGTTCTGGGTTCTGACTGTTGGTCTGTTTGTTATTTACCTCACTGGAGTCCATCACAGGATACCACAAGTCCCCTGGACTACACtggtaatacacacacacatacacacaaacaccacacacacaaaggaagtGTGGTTTACTCATTTagcaaaaaaactgttttgttcttTGATATTGCTTGAATGCTATGTCTCTATATTTGgatatttttgttgttggtgtctctctctcttttagtcTCTCTGTTTGAACTGCAGTGCCACAGTTCTGTATCTGGTGACAGCAGTAGTGGATGCTCTTTCAGTCAACCAGGCCATTAGGGGACGACACAACTACAACTGCTGGGCAACATCTGCAGTAAGATATGAACTGTTGAGGAAATGCTTCATTTCATTATATatgtttaataataaaaaaacagtctaTCTTTTTTCACATCCTAATTTGTCCTTGTTTTCCACCTTTCAGTTCTTTGCATGTCTGACAACAGTGTGCTACACAGGAAGCACTTACCTGAGTTACTATTCCTGGAAACTGACAGAGGAGGGACAATTATCTCATCACTAGCTGGTTGAAGACAACATTCTGGAGACTTTTCCTGAGGAATATGTTATGGAGATCTACCTTCAGACCAGGAGAAGGCTTTAGCCAAATGAAACACTTGAAAAGAAACTACAGTGCATGTCAAtgatgttatcttttttttacacgtCAT is drawn from Labrus bergylta chromosome 8, fLabBer1.1, whole genome shotgun sequence and contains these coding sequences:
- the cmtm8b gene encoding CKLF-like MARVEL transmembrane domain-containing protein 8b, with amino-acid sequence MDRAAVVTSHRTPTLPECSISTSTLAFDRHFTTTAKGLLLMAEIVFGMLVWILVGGTDYFRLSALCWVMFVAVLFWVLTVGLFVIYLTGVHHRIPQVPWTTLSLCLNCSATVLYLVTAVVDALSVNQAIRGRHNYNCWATSAFFACLTTVCYTGSTYLSYYSWKLTEEGQLSHH